CCGGTCGCACCGTCCACCGACTGGGCGTCCGCGGAGGGTGTCTGCCACATGAGGTTTTGGCTTTGAGAGCCAACGCCGTCGGTGCCCCCCGCGCCGCCGGTTCCGCTAGCACCGCCCGTGCCGGAATTTCCTCCGACCGTATACCGAGCCGAGATTGTCGCTGGGAGGTTCAAGCTGTCGACTTTGCCGTCACGATTGGCGTCGCCGTTAGTCGGGTCCATCCATTCAAAGCCGACGATATGCTGTAATTCCAATTCTCCCCGGTCGTGAATCCCGTCGCCATCGGTATCTTGCGCGAAAGGATTTGTTCCGTTCGCCAACTCGGCCTCATTTGTCACCAAGTCCCCATCGGCATCCCCGTAAGCGGCCAGTTTATTGGCGTCGAGCCCGTCGAGGAACTCGGAAAGTGTGTCGAGTCTGTCCTGCATTTTTTCGATCTCCCTTTCACTGGGGAGATACTTGTTCAGTTTGGCCAGAAGATCCGCGGCCTTGGCGTCTCCTCTTTCGGCCAAGTACTCCAGCTGATCCCTGCTTTCCGCGAGGCTTTCGTATTCATCGAGCTTTTTTTGGATCTCCGCTGCTTCCATGATCGGATTGCCGTATTTGCCGTCCTTAGGGAAATTCTGGCCGAGCCAGGAATTCTCGACGTCAACTTCGCCATAACCAAGGTTCGCGTCTGCAGGGGTGGGTACGGACCCTTCTCCGGATCCTCCCTCGGCCGTGCTGACGCCAGGCGCCCCTTCGTCCGTGGGCTCCCCCGTTTGGGTCCCGACCGTCGGCGAGCCGGACTGGGTGCCCACCAATGGAGACGGGGTCTGTTGGGGCTGCTGCGTATTGTTTGGACCGCCAATGCCGTTCACGCTCACTGGAATCTCCCTCGTTTTGAGGATTATCGTACCAGAAGACGTTGCGAGTTTCCGCCCGCAAATCTCCTGGGTCCTCAAAGCAGGGAATCTGCAACATATATGCCACAAATGGGGAGGGCGGAAGATTTATATCTTATTGATATTATTATATGTATTTAGGGTCTACCGATGAGGAGGTGGCGGGTCTTCCCGTGAAAGGACCCCAAGACTGAGGTCTGAAGTCCTCACCGAAACATTGACTTTGAGGACAAAAGCCCCGAAGAAGCAGGGCGTGAATCGTGCCGTTTTGCTCGCGATCTTGATCGTCTTGGGGACCGGTCCGGCCGTTCTCGCCGAGCCCCCCCCCGAAAAGACCCTGGTCGAGAACGTCCTTCGCGAGTTTGAACGGCACAATTACAAACAGGTCATCCAGCTCTACCGGGAGTTTGCGGCCGGGCAGCCGGAACACTATCTGCCCGTCATCGTCAAGGTCCTCTACAGTCAGGCATTGGCCGACACGGGGGACATCGATGGAGCGATCGATTCCCTCAAGATCGTTCTGGAAGACCTGCCGGCGGAGGTGGATTCCCTCAAGCTCCAGTACGACCTCGCCAACCTGCTCTTTCTGCAAAAACGGTTCGAGGAGGCGCGCCTTATCTACCGGAGGCTCCTGCTTCGCTCCGAAGAGACCACGGCGGTTCTGGCCAAGGCCAAGGAGAGGCTCGCCTCCATGAAGGACCTCGGGACGGGGGCCCGGAAGAGGGACATCGTTTCGCTCGAAATGATCGACCTCGAGACCGCGATCGATGCCGGCGCCATCCCCGACGGGGCGGATGTTTTTCTCCAAGGCGTAATCGCCCAGCACCCGCAATCCTCCCAGGTGGCGGAGGCCCGGCGGCTCCAGGCGCGGCTCAAAGCGGCGCGGACTCAAAAGGCCAAGGCGTTGCTCGATGAGGCGCGGCGGCTCTTCGACCAGGAGAGGAAATACGCCGATGTCCGCGATCTCCTGGAGGAGATCCAGCGCTCCTACGCGGACGTGAGCGAGACCACGTCCGTCGAGGCCCTTTTCAAGGCCGTCCAGGCCAAACTCGGAAAGAAACCTAACGACTAAGGAGTTTCTCGGTATTCTTGCGGATCTTCCGGATCTTCGCGCGCACGTCCCGCGAGACGTTTTTCTCGATCTCGTCCAGAATCCGTCGCAACACGTTGGCCGGAACCAGGAGGGGATGCTTGACCTGACTCTTGAGGATATTCTTGCGCACCAGTTCGGGGATGGCTTCGAGAGTGGCGCGCGATTTCAGGACATAGTCCGCCGCACCATTCCGGATGATCGCCGAGGCCCGGCCGTCATCGGTCCGCCCCGTGACGACGATGATGGGAACGGTTCCGGCGGCTTTCTTAAGCTGCTGGATGAGGCGGATGTCGGATTCTTCGGGCGTCGCGGTATCGGTCAGGATGCAGTCGTAAGCGCGACGGGTGAGAAGGTCGAGGCCCTTCTTGAGGTTCGGAGTCTCATCGACGCGGGCGCGGTCGATTCCCGCCTCGATCCGGTCCCGGATCAGCTTGGAATGCGCCTCATTCGGCTCGATCAGGAGGATCTTCGTCACGTGCCCTCGTTTCGAAGGGACCGGCTAGGTCCCTTCGTTCCAGGACGCCAAGTAGCGTTCCTGTTCCGGCGTGAGCTTGTCGATCGTCATGCCCAGATGCTTGAGTTTCATCTCGGCGATGTTCCGGTCGATGGCCTCCGGGACGTCGTAGACCTTCTTCTGCAGGTTCCTCGCGTTCTTAAGCATGTATTCGGCGCAGAGGGCCTGGTTGGCGAAACTCAAGT
The genomic region above belongs to bacterium and contains:
- a CDS encoding response regulator, producing MTKILLIEPNEAHSKLIRDRIEAGIDRARVDETPNLKKGLDLLTRRAYDCILTDTATPEESDIRLIQQLKKAAGTVPIIVVTGRTDDGRASAIIRNGAADYVLKSRATLEAIPELVRKNILKSQVKHPLLVPANVLRRILDEIEKNVSRDVRAKIRKIRKNTEKLLSR